The segment GGCGGTCGGGCCGAGCAGGACGTTGCCGTACACGGTGGGGGCGACGAGGACGCCCTTGCCGACGGCGGTGGGGACGGGGAGCACGATGCGGTCGACGAGCGGGCGGGCGAGTTTGTCGAAGACGAGGAGCTCACCGCGGCGGGGGGTGACGGTGAAGCGGTGGTGGCCGAAGAGGGCGTCGATCCGGTCGGCGCCGAGCCCGGCCGCGTTGACGGTCCAGCGGGTGCGCAGCGGGCCCGCCGGGGTGTGGAGCGTGGTGACGCCGCCGGTCTCGGCGGCCGCGGTGACCGGGCGGCCGAGGAGGATCGCGGCGCCGCGGGCCCGGGCGTCGGTGGCGAGGGCGAGGGTGGTGGTCCAGGGGCAGATGATCGCCTCGTCGGGGACGGTGAGTCCGCCGAGGGCGCCCGGGCCGAGCGCGGGCACCAGGCCGTACACCGCTTCGGGGCCGATGAGTTCGGTCCGGTGGTAGCCGTTGGCCTCGGCCTTCGCCCGCAGGGCGGGCAGGGCGGCGAACTCTTCGCCGGTCCGGGCGACGAGGACGGCGCCGGTGTACTCGACGGGGATGCCGGTGTCCCGGGCGTAGCGGGAGAGCAGGGCGTGGCCGCGGGCGACGAGCCGGGACTCCAGGGTGCCGGGGCCGGCGTCGAAGCCGGTGTGCAGGATGGCGGTATTGGCCTTGCTGGTGCCTTCGCCGACATCGGAGCGGGCCTCGACCAGCGCGACGGAGAGGTCGTGGCCGGCGAGTTCGCGGGCGATGGCGGCGCCGACGACACCGCCGCCGATCACGGCGACATCATGGACGGGAGCGGGGGTACGCCCCGGGGGTGCGGCGCTCATCGCGGTGCCCCCTCGCGCAGGGATGCCGCTTTACCCGGGGACGCCTCTTTACGCGGGGACGCCTCGGCGACCGCGCGCCAGGTCGCGCGGAACTCCGCGGCCCGGTCCTCGGACCATTCGGGCTCGTAGACGGCCGAAGGTTTCCAGTCGCCGACGGCATCCCGCAGGCTCAGCCCGGGGTCGAGCGCCATTCTGGCCAGCGCCGCGGCGCCGAGCGGGGTGGCGTGCGGGGAGGGGTAGACCTCGACCGGGAGCCGGGCGAGATCGGCCTGGGCCTGCATCAGCGTCGTACTGCGGGTGAGCCCGCCGTCGGCGCGCAGTCGGGTGAGCGGGCTGCCGAGATCGGCCGCCACCAGGTCGCAGAGGGTGGCGACCTGGGCGGCGATGCCCTGGACGACGGCAAGCACCAGATGTCCGGGGCGGGTGGAGAGGGTCATTCCGGTGAAGGTGGCGGTGGCGTCGGGGCGCCACCAGGGGGCGGCGAGCCCGGCGAGTGCGGGGACGCACAGGGTGCCGTCGGACTCCGGGGCGGCCATGGCGTCGAGTTCGGCCGCGGAGCCGATGAAGCCGAGGTCGCGGAGCCAGCGGATCGCGGACGCCGCCGTGTACACCTGACCGTCCACGCAGTAGGGGGTACGGCCCCGGGCCCGCCAGGCGACCGAGGTGGTGAGTCCGGAGGCGGAACGCACCGCGCTGGTGCCGGTGTTGGCGAGGAGGAAGGCCCCGGTGCCGTAGGTGCACTTGGCCTCCCCCGCCTCCAGACAGCCTTCGGCGATGAGCGCGGCTTGCTGGTCCACGACGATGCCGGCGACGGGGACTTCCGGGCCGAAGGCGCGGGTGGTGCCGATGATCTCGTCACAGGCGGCTATCCGGGGCAGGGGCTCGTCGGCAAGGCCGAAGAGTTCGACCAGTTCGGGGTCCCAGTCGGCCCGGTCGAGGTCGAGGAGGAGGGAGCGGCCGGCGGTGGCGGCGTCCGTGACGAAGGCGCCGGTGAGCTGGTGCAGCAGCCAGCTGTCGACGGTGGTGACGACGCCGTCGGTGGTCATGTTCCGCCGCAGCCAGGCCATCTTGGGCGCGGAGAAGTAGGGGTCGAGGACCAGTCCGGTGCGGGCGGCGATCAGCTCGGCGTGGCCGGCCAGCCGGGCGCATTCGGATTCGGCGCGCCGGTCCTGCCAGACGACGGCCGGGGTCAGTGGGGCTCCGGTGGCGGGGTCCCAGGCGAGGACGGTCTCGCCCTGATTGGCGAGGGCGACGACATCGACCGGGCGGCCCGCGTCGGCGACGGCGCGGCGGCCGGTTTCGAGTACGGAGGCGAGCAGGGCGGCCGGGTCCTGTTCGACCACTCCCCCGTCACCGTAGCGGGGCCGCAGTTCGGCTTCGGCGAGGGCGAGTTGGGTGCCGTCGTCGTCCACGACGACGGCCTTGGTTCCGGAGGTGCCCTGGTCCACGGCGAGAACGACGGTCACCGGCCCGCCTTTCCCACGGCGGGGCGCGGGAACGCCTCGGGCGCCGGTGCGGTCCGATGCGGCGCAGGTGCCGGGCATACGGCTGCCGTGGGGCACCCGGGCCCGGGCCCCGCGTATACCGGCGCAGGCAGAGCCCGTACGGGCAGGAGCGGCGACCGCGCGGGCCCGGGGGCACAGGCGGGGCGGGCGCGAGCCGGGGTCGGCACGACCCTTAGGGGCCCGGGTTCCGCGAATGCCTGAAGGGGCAGGGACCGTACGAACCCAGGCCGGGCGCCCCGAGGCCGGGCAGGCACAAGCCGCGCCGACGCCGGACGGGCGGACCCGAGCCGGGCAGGCGCCGGACGGACGGGTCCTGGGGGTTCCCCCACACCGAAGGCGCAGGGCGCGGGTCCCTCCACGCCGAAGGCGTGCGGGGCGGGTGCGCGGGAAGGGGCTCGGCTGGGCATGGGGCGATTCCTTTCACGGTCCCGCACCCGGCCGCGCGGGGCGGGCGGGGCTGCGGCAGACGGAAGCCACGGATGATCGGCAGACGACGGACCACGCCTCAACGGGATTGCCGTTCAGGCCGGTTGGCGAGTGGGCGGTCCGGCGCCGCGACGGCGAGCCCCCGGTTCACGACCGACGGAGCCATCGGCCACGGCGGGCTCGGCAGGGTCAGACCACCAGCACCTCGCAGCCGGTCTCCCCGACGGCCGTCACCAGGGTGGCCGACGCCGATCCGTCGGTGATCACCGCCGTGCAGTCGCCGGGCGCGCAGACGCGATATCCGGCGACCCGCCCCCATTTGCTGCCGTCGGCGACCGCGTAGACGGAAGCACTGTTGGCCAGGATCAGCTCCTTGGTGGCGATCTCCTCGTAGTGGAAGTCCGTCACCCCGGCCGCGGGGTCGACCCCGCCGCAGCCGAGGAACGCGATATCCGGATGGATCCCGGCGAAGAAGCGGACCGTTTCCGGACCGGAGCAGGCCAGATCACCGCCGCGGAGCCGGCCGCCGGGCAGCAGCACCCCGGCCCGCGGCAGCCCGGACACCACCTGGGCCACCTGGAGCGAGGGCGTGACGACCGTGCCGCGGAAGTCCCGCGGCAGGGCGTGCGCGATCTGCACGGCGGTGGTGCCGATGTCGATCGCCACGATCGCCCCGTTCTCCACCAGGGCCGCGGCCGCCCGGCCGATCGCGGCCTTGGCCTCGGAATGGGACGCGGTACGGTCGGCGAACGAGGCTTCCTCGCCGCCGAACTGACGGACCACCGCGAGGGACGCGGCACCACCGCGCACCCGGCGCAGGATTCCCCGTCGCTCCATCCTTCCGAGGTCCCGGCGGACGGTCTCCGCGGAGACCTGGAGCTGGTCGGCGAGGGCCTCGGTGCTGATGGTGCCGGCCCGGTCGACCACGGCGGAGATACGGCGATGGCGCTCCGCGGGAAGCATCACGGCTCCTGACTGTCACCGCCCGTATCTGACCGGGCTCGTCGGGAAGTGTGGTTTGCTGCCCGAATCCCGTCAAGGGGTTCGACGCGGGTCCGGTACGGGCTACCGCCGGAACCGGCCACCGGGCCCCGCCGCCTCGCGCGGATCCTTCCCCGGCTGCCGTACCGCGCCCGCCGCCGCGACCCGCCGATTCTTCCCGCGGCCTTCCGATGCGCCTTCCCGCCGCCCGCCCCGTCCGGAATGCATGAGTGGTCTCTCATGCACTGTTCCGGGGAATTTCGTTGACAGTGCGCCGGGCGGCTTCTTAGCTTCCCTGGGGCGGATTGAGCGGTCGGGCGCGGGGCGGGTGCCGGGCCGTGCCGCCCCGGCGGACGAATGCGGAAGAATCCGGTGCAGGGGAGGCGCGGAAATGCAGAATCAGCCCACCGCCGACATCATCGAACAGATCCGGGACATTCCCTTCTACCAGGATTCGGTCGCCCGGGGCTGGTTTCCCGTTCTCGGGAAAACGGAAGTCTCCCGGGGCTTTCCGGACGGCTGGCTCACCCCCCGGGTCGCGGCGGCGCTGGCGTCGGGCGAGGCCGAGTTCGCGCTCTCGGCCGGCGCGGACCCGGGCCGGCTGCGGTTCGTCCGGCCGCCGTCCTTCCCGCTGAAGTCCGCCTACCGGCTGTGGAGTACGCATCCCGACCTCTCGGCGACCTGGCGCGAGGGCTGCCGCCGGGTGTCGCTGACGACCCTTCCGGCGGGCGGGCCGCTCCCCCGCGCCCGGGCGCATACCGCGGCCCGGGACTCGTATGCCCCGGCCCGCGGCCGGGAGAGGGAGCCGGACCGGCGCACGGTCCGGCTGGGGCTGCGGGTCGACCCTGAGCGGTGGGAGCGCGACGAGGTGGCGGGAGTCATCGGCGAACTGCGCTCGGAGCAGCGGCGGCACCCCCTCGGGCGCTACCATCTCGACGGCCCCGGCGCCCAGTTGGCACAGCTCGTGCGCGCCGCGCGCCGGCAGGGGCTGTGGGACCGGTTCCCGCGTCCGGCGAGCGTGGTCACGGCGTACGGATACACCCCGGTCAACGTCCGCCGCTATCTGGAAAGGGAGTTCGCCTGCCCGGTGGTCGATCTGTTCGGCGGCTCCGAGGTCGGCCATCTGTACTCGGGTGACAGCGGCGGCCACTACCGTCCGTTCCTGGACCGGATGAGCGTGGAATTCGCCCCGCTGGCGCCGGGCAGCGGGCTGCACCGCCTGATCGTGACCAGTGTGCGCAATCCGTATATGCCGCTGATCCGGTACCGGACCGGTGACTGTGTACGGCCGGTCGGCCCGGGTGCGGACGCGGTCCGGGGCGTGCGGTTCTGCGGCCGGGCGGCCGAGGTGCTGCCGACACCGTGCGGGCCGGTGTCGCAGGGCGATCTCGACGACCGTCTCACGGCCGTCTCACCGCGGATCTTCCTGAGCCAGTTACGGACGACCGGGCCGCGGGACACCCGTCTGCTGTACACGACGTTCGACGGCGAACCGCTCGACGGGGCCGAAAGCACCCGACTGGCGGAGGGCGTCGGCGAACTGACCGAATTCCGGTGCGAGATCGCGCACCGTACCGGCATTCCGATCGGCGCTTCGGGGAAATACGCCTGGCTGGTACGGGAACGCTGAGGCTCTCCGGACGGCCGGGAAGGGCCCGGTCCGGTCGCCGCCTGGGGTGTTATGGTGACCGGGTACCGCACCTCATGGCGGCCTCCCCTCGTATCCGATCAACGGAGGCCTTGCCGTGCCCGCCGCGTCTTTCCCTTCCGCACTCCAGGTGCGCCCCTTCCATCGCGAAGACCGCGATCAGCTGACCGCGCTCGTCAACGCCCACGCCGCCGCGGTCGTACCCGGTGCCGGCGTCTCGGTGAACACCGTCATCAGCGGTCTGGAGCGCTCTCCCGAGGAGTACGTCACCGATCCGTGGGTGGCCGAGCGGGTCACGCTCGTCGCCGAGGACCGGCGGCGGATCGTGGCCGCCGCGCATCTGCTGCGCCACCGCAACGACCCCGATGTCGGTGCGGACTACCGGGACACCGGCCGCATCGAATGGTTCGTCCATCTGCCGTCGGACGGGGACGAGGCCGCGGAACTGCTGGTCTCCGCCTGTCTCGCCCAGCTCGGCCGCTGGCACGTCCGGGCCCGGTACGCCGACGGACGGCTGCCGGTTCCCGGGGTGTACGGCGTCCCGGACGCCTGGCCCCATGTGCGGTCCGTCCTCGAGGGGGCCGGATTCGCCCACACCGGTGATGTCGAGTCGCTTCTCCTCGCCCCCGTGGCCGGGCTGCCCGAGCCGGGCCCGGCGCCGCTGCCGGGGCTGACCCTGCGCCGGGAGGTGGGCCCGCTCGGCACCCGGCTCAGTGCCCGCGCCGACGGTGCCGAGGTGGCGTACATCGAACTGGACACCCGTCTCGACCGGCCGGAGCGGCACGCCCGCCCCGGCGGACTGGCCGATATCGCGGACCTCGAACTGCCGGACGAGCCCGTTCCGGGGCTGCCGGAGTGGCTGCTGGGTGAGGCCCGGCGCTGGCTCGAGCTGTGCGGGGTCGACAAGCTGCTGACCTACGCGGACCCGCACGACGCGGACGAGGCCGGGGAGATCGCCCTGCTGACCGGGCTCGGCTTCCACGAACTGGGCCGGACGGCCCGCGGCTGGACCCATCGCGCGGACTGACACCGCGCGCCCGGGGGCGGTGCGGGAATCCTTCGCCCGCACCGCCCCCGTACCGCCGCCTGCCGGGTCAGTCGCGTTCCACGTCGACCTCGGTCAGCCGTGAGAAGCGCACCGGATCCCGGCGGCGGATCCGGACCGCGACCGCGATCCCGGCGGCCAGGACCACCGGCAGCGGCACCAGCAGTGCCACGTTCACCGCGCCCGTACGGCCGGTGAGCAGGTCGAAGTGGACGACGGCGAGGACCGCGAGGACCGCGAGCCCGGCGAAGGCGACCAGCGGGGCGACGACGACCCGCCAGACCGGCATCCCCTGCCGGTCGCGGCGGAAGAAGAACGGCACGGCCAGCGCGGCCAGGGCCTGCATCACCATGATCCCGAGCACGCCCGTGGAATTCGACCAGAGGAAGATCTCGCCGTACGGATCGGCTCCGATCAGCGCCCCGCCGACCACGATCACCAGACCGAACACGGTCTGGACGACGACCGCCGCGGCCGGGGATCCCTGCTTGGGCGACACCCGGGCCAGCCGGCGCGGCAGCAGCCCCTCACGGCCCAGGGCGTAGAGATAGCGGGCCGCGGCGTTGTGGAAGGCGAGGGTGGCCGCGAAGGCGCTGATCACGATCAGTACATGCATCGAGTCGGCCAGCCAGCGGCCGACGAACTGTTCGGCGGCGTTGAAGGTGAGCTGCGGGCCGTCGGCCGCCCGGGCCATGGAGACCGAGGAGTCGGTCCCGAATCCGCCCATCAGCACCCACACGCTGAACGCGTAGAACAGGGCGAGGAAGCCGATGGCGATAAAGGTCGCCTTGGGGACGGTCCGGGCCGGGTCCCTCGCCTCCTCGGCGTAGATCGCGGTCGCCTCGAAACCGGTGAAGGCGCCGATGACCAGGACGAACATTCCGGCCATCCCGGCGGAGGAGGCCAGCACGGAGGGGTCGAAGGAGGTGGTGTCGAAGGCCTCGGTGCCGCGGTCGGCGAGGATTCCCACCTCCATCACCAGCAGCACCAGGACCTCCAGTACCAGGGCGATCCCGAGGACCTTGGCGCTGAGTGTCACCCGCAGCCAGCCGAGCACCCCCACCCCGAGGACGCAGAGCGTGGCCAGCGGCCACCACGGCACCTCGGCACCGGTGAGGTCCTCGATGGTCGTCGAGGCGAAGTAGCCGAAACCGGCGGCCACACCGGGCGCGATGAGGTTGTAGGAGAGCGTGGCCAGATAGGCGGTGGCGACGCCGAGCGTGCGGCCCAGCCCCCGGGCGACGTACGCGTAGAAGGCCCCGGCGTTGCGGACATGGCGGCTCATCGCCGTGAATCCGGCGGCGAAGAGGACCAGCAGCACCCCGGAGACCAGATAGCCGAGCGGGGTGGCCGGACCGCCGATACCGATGGCGAAGGGCGCGACCCCGGCGAGCACGGTGAGCGGTGCCGCCGCGGCGACCACGAAGAAGACCAGGTCGAAGGTGCCGATCCGGCCCTTGGCGAGACCGTTCGCCCCCGGCGGGGGCGGTGTGGCGCCGGTGGCGGGCGCGGTGGGGCCCGGGGGCGGTTCGAGGGCGGTGGGCGATTGGTTCATCGGTGGTTCCTCAACGTGCTGACGGGCCGGTAAGAGCGGCGCTGATACGGCTCCCGGTACGGGTTTCGGGGTGGGTGGGGGGTACGCGATGCGATGACGGTTTCCCTGCCACCGCGTCTGGCCTGCCGGGTAAGAGCTGGGAAAAGACCAGCTCACACGGTTGGAACCAGGCGCGGCGCTCAAGTTATCTGGTATACCGAATACCAATCAAGAGGTCGCGGAAGCTTTTCCCGAGTCTGCGATGATCATGTGACGACAACACCGGACGGGACCGGTCGACCACCGGCCCGAAGGCGAGGGAGCCAGCCATGAGCAGCAGCCGGACCACCGGCCTTCCCGCCCGTGACTCCATCGGCGGCGCGCATCTCTCCCTGGGCGACCAGGTGTATCTGGAGGTACGGGAGCGGATCATCGACGGCCGCTGCCCGTCGGGACACCGGGTCGTGGAACGGGAGCTCGCGGATGAGCTGGGGGTCTCCCGGATCCCCGTGCGCGAGGCCCTCCAGCGGCTGGAGGCCGAGGGGTTCATCACCGTCCGGGCCCGCCGGGGGGCGTTCGTCGCGCCGCTCGGTCCGGCGGAGGCGGCGGACTTCTTCGACATCCGGGAGCGGCTGGAGGCGCTGGCGGCGTCGCTGGCGGCCGCGCGGGCCGATACCGAGGGGCTGCGGACGCTGGAGAAGCTCCTCGAACGCGCCCGGCGCGCCGCGGGCTCCGCCCGCCGTACCCGGGAACTGGTCTCCATCCACGCCGACTTCCACCAGCAGATCGTGGTGATGGCGGGCAATCCGCTGCTGCTGGACCTGATGGCCCCGCTGGACGGCAGGCTCCGCAGGCTGTTCAGCCTGACCACGGAGCCCGCGGACGGTGTGGCGATGTGCGGTGAGCACGAGCGGCTCTACGCGGCCATCCGGGACGGCGACCCCGCCGAGGCGGAACGGATCGCCCGGGCCCATGTCTCCGGAACCCGGGAGGCGGCCCTCCGGTTGCTCGCCGCCCTGGAGGCGGCGGACGCGCCCGCCGGCTGACGACACCCGGCCTGATCATCCAGTTGTCGAAACGTTGTCGAAACCATGAACTCCGAAGGAGTACGCAGGCCCATGGCCCCGCACACCCCCGTTCTGTTCACCTCCGTCCTCACCGGTGACGGCCGGATCGCCGATCTGCTGACCGCCGACGGCCGGATCGCCGCCTGGGACCCGCCGGCGGGCCCGCCCGCCGGGTGCGTCACCGTCGACGCGGGGGGTGCGCTGGCGCTGCCGTCACCGGTGGACGCGCATATCCACCCCGACAAGACGACCTGGGGCGGCCCCTGGCTGAGCCGGGAGCCCGCGCACTCC is part of the Streptomyces qinzhouensis genome and harbors:
- a CDS encoding FGGY family carbohydrate kinase translates to MTVVLAVDQGTSGTKAVVVDDDGTQLALAEAELRPRYGDGGVVEQDPAALLASVLETGRRAVADAGRPVDVVALANQGETVLAWDPATGAPLTPAVVWQDRRAESECARLAGHAELIAARTGLVLDPYFSAPKMAWLRRNMTTDGVVTTVDSWLLHQLTGAFVTDAATAGRSLLLDLDRADWDPELVELFGLADEPLPRIAACDEIIGTTRAFGPEVPVAGIVVDQQAALIAEGCLEAGEAKCTYGTGAFLLANTGTSAVRSASGLTTSVAWRARGRTPYCVDGQVYTAASAIRWLRDLGFIGSAAELDAMAAPESDGTLCVPALAGLAAPWWRPDATATFTGMTLSTRPGHLVLAVVQGIAAQVATLCDLVAADLGSPLTRLRADGGLTRSTTLMQAQADLARLPVEVYPSPHATPLGAAALARMALDPGLSLRDAVGDWKPSAVYEPEWSEDRAAEFRATWRAVAEASPRKEASPGKAASLREGAPR
- a CDS encoding NAD(P)/FAD-dependent oxidoreductase, yielding MSAAPPGRTPAPVHDVAVIGGGVVGAAIARELAGHDLSVALVEARSDVGEGTSKANTAILHTGFDAGPGTLESRLVARGHALLSRYARDTGIPVEYTGAVLVARTGEEFAALPALRAKAEANGYHRTELIGPEAVYGLVPALGPGALGGLTVPDEAIICPWTTTLALATDARARGAAILLGRPVTAAAETGGVTTLHTPAGPLRTRWTVNAAGLGADRIDALFGHHRFTVTPRRGELLVFDKLARPLVDRIVLPVPTAVGKGVLVAPTVYGNVLLGPTAEDITDRTATGTTEDGLAFLRDKGAELMPRLLDEEITAAYAGLRASVTGRADYLIEADPDRRYILVGGIRSTGLSASMAIAEHVRSTLATSGLGLRERADLPAPPAVPYLGETGIRPFQDGERIAADPAYGEIVCFCERVTAGEIRDACHAPLPARTPDGLRRRTRAMNGRCQGFYCGAAVGRMLTGHTTGSGCTSRCEPPPPAAPPPHEVTTRP
- a CDS encoding N-acetyltransferase, with amino-acid sequence MPAASFPSALQVRPFHREDRDQLTALVNAHAAAVVPGAGVSVNTVISGLERSPEEYVTDPWVAERVTLVAEDRRRIVAAAHLLRHRNDPDVGADYRDTGRIEWFVHLPSDGDEAAELLVSACLAQLGRWHVRARYADGRLPVPGVYGVPDAWPHVRSVLEGAGFAHTGDVESLLLAPVAGLPEPGPAPLPGLTLRREVGPLGTRLSARADGAEVAYIELDTRLDRPERHARPGGLADIADLELPDEPVPGLPEWLLGEARRWLELCGVDKLLTYADPHDADEAGEIALLTGLGFHELGRTARGWTHRAD
- a CDS encoding DeoR/GlpR family DNA-binding transcription regulator, with translation MLPAERHRRISAVVDRAGTISTEALADQLQVSAETVRRDLGRMERRGILRRVRGGAASLAVVRQFGGEEASFADRTASHSEAKAAIGRAAAALVENGAIVAIDIGTTAVQIAHALPRDFRGTVVTPSLQVAQVVSGLPRAGVLLPGGRLRGGDLACSGPETVRFFAGIHPDIAFLGCGGVDPAAGVTDFHYEEIATKELILANSASVYAVADGSKWGRVAGYRVCAPGDCTAVITDGSASATLVTAVGETGCEVLVV
- a CDS encoding APC family permease, with protein sequence MNQSPTALEPPPGPTAPATGATPPPPGANGLAKGRIGTFDLVFFVVAAAAPLTVLAGVAPFAIGIGGPATPLGYLVSGVLLVLFAAGFTAMSRHVRNAGAFYAYVARGLGRTLGVATAYLATLSYNLIAPGVAAGFGYFASTTIEDLTGAEVPWWPLATLCVLGVGVLGWLRVTLSAKVLGIALVLEVLVLLVMEVGILADRGTEAFDTTSFDPSVLASSAGMAGMFVLVIGAFTGFEATAIYAEEARDPARTVPKATFIAIGFLALFYAFSVWVLMGGFGTDSSVSMARAADGPQLTFNAAEQFVGRWLADSMHVLIVISAFAATLAFHNAAARYLYALGREGLLPRRLARVSPKQGSPAAAVVVQTVFGLVIVVGGALIGADPYGEIFLWSNSTGVLGIMVMQALAALAVPFFFRRDRQGMPVWRVVVAPLVAFAGLAVLAVLAVVHFDLLTGRTGAVNVALLVPLPVVLAAGIAVAVRIRRRDPVRFSRLTEVDVERD
- a CDS encoding GntR family transcriptional regulator, with amino-acid sequence MSSSRTTGLPARDSIGGAHLSLGDQVYLEVRERIIDGRCPSGHRVVERELADELGVSRIPVREALQRLEAEGFITVRARRGAFVAPLGPAEAADFFDIRERLEALAASLAAARADTEGLRTLEKLLERARRAAGSARRTRELVSIHADFHQQIVVMAGNPLLLDLMAPLDGRLRRLFSLTTEPADGVAMCGEHERLYAAIRDGDPAEAERIARAHVSGTREAALRLLAALEAADAPAG